The following are encoded in a window of Catharus ustulatus isolate bCatUst1 chromosome 12, bCatUst1.pri.v2, whole genome shotgun sequence genomic DNA:
- the RGMA gene encoding repulsive guidance molecule A — protein sequence MRPPRERIVVKARAGWMGMGRGAGSTALGLFQILPVFLCIFPSVTSPCKILKCNSEFWAATTGSHHLAAEEAPEFCTALRAYAHCTRRTARTCRGDLAYHSAVHGIDDLMVQHNCSKDGPTSQPRLRTLPPGDSQERSDSPEICHYEKSFHKHSAAPNYTHCGLFGDPHLRTFTDTFQTCKVQGAWPLIDNNYLNVQVTNTPVLPGSSATATSKLTIIFKSFQECVDQKVYQAEMDELPAAFVDGSKNGGDKHGANSLKITEKVSGQHIEIQAKYIGTTIVVRQVGRYLTFAVRMPEEVVNAVEDRDSQGLYLCLRGCPLNQQIDFQAIRSAQATEGRARRKGPSLPAPPEAFTYETATAKCREKLPVEDLYFQSCVFDLLTTGDVNFMLAAYYAFEDVKMLHSNKDKLHLYERTRVLTPGNTAPTGTHPTLWVALLCLCWLCLL from the exons ATGCGGCCGCCAAG GGAGAGGATAGTGGTTAAAGCTCGAGCTGGATGGATGGGTatggggagaggggcaggatccACAGCCCTGGGACTTTTCCAAATCCTCCCTGTCTTTCTCTGCATCTTCCCTTCAG TGACATCTCCATGCAAGATCCTCAAGTGCAACTCTGAGTTCTGGGCGGCCACCACGGGCTCGCACCACCTGGCCGCGGAGGAGGCGCCGGAGTTCTGCACGGCCCTGCGCGCCTACGCGCACTGCACGCGCCGCACCGCCCGCACCTGCAGGGGAGACCTGGCCTACCACTCGGCCGTGCATGGCATAGACGATCTCATGGTGCAGCACAACTGCTCCAAGGATGGCCCCACGTCCCAGCCCCGCCTCCGGACATTGCCCCCCGGGGACAGCCAGGAGCGCTCCGACAGCCCCGAGATCTGCCACTACGAGAAGAGCTTTCACAAGCACTCGGCCGCCCCCAACTACACCCACTGCGGGCTCTTTGGGGACCCCCACCTCAGGACTTTCACGGACACTTTCCAGACCTGCAAGGTGCAGGGGGCTTGGCCACTCATAGACAATAACTACCTGAATGTGCAGGTCACCAACACACCCGTGCTGCCTGGCTcctcagccactgccaccagcaag CTCACCATCATCTTCAAGAGCTTCCAGGAGTGCGTGGATCAGAAAGTGTACCAGGCAGAGATGGACGAGCTCCCCGCTGCCTTTGTGGACGGCTCCAAGAACGGAGGGGACAAGCACGGAGCCAACAGCCTGAAGATCACAGAGAAGGTGTCGGGCCAGCACATCGAGATCCAGGCCAAGTACATCGGCACCACCATCGTGGTGAGGCAGGTGGGCCGGTACCTCACCTTCGCCGTGCGCATGCCGGAGGAGGTGGTCAACGCCGTGGAGGACCGGGACAGTCAGGGCCTCTACCTGTGCCTCCGTGGTTGTCCACTCAACCAACAGATTGACTTCCAGGCCATCCGCTCGGCTCAGGCCACGGAGGGTCGTGCCCGGAGGAAGGGGCCCAGCCTGCCGGCCCCTCCCGAGGCCTTCACCTACGAAACGGCCACGGCCAAGTGCAGGGAAAAGCTGCCCGTGGAGGACCTCTACTTCCAGTCCTGTGTCTTTGACCTCCTCACCACAGGGGATGTCAACTTCATGCTGGCTGCTTACTATGCCTTTGAGGACGTGAAGATGCTTCACTCCAACAAGGACAAGCTGCACCTCTATGAAAGGACACGGGTCCTGACCCCGGGCAACACGGCTCCCACAGGAACACATCCCACCCTCTGGgtagcactgctgtgtttgtgttggTTGTGCTTGTTATAG